Genomic DNA from Thermanaerothrix sp.:
GCCGCGGTGGGGTCCATGAGCCCTTGGGCGGACATGCGCTGCTCCGCCGCCACCTGGTCGAGCCTTGAACGCTCCACCACCGAGAAGAGGCCGGTGTTGAAGAGCTCCGTGGTCATCATGTCCGCTATGGCCCCCGCGGGGGCTCCGGCGCCGGAGTTGTCCTGAAAGCTCAGCACCGCCACCCGGGTCTTGGCCTGGGCGGCCGGGACCAGGGTGAGGATGACCCCTAACGCCAACAACGCGCGGCTGAACTTGCTTCCCCAATTCGGCATGGGCACCACCTCCAATTTTTATTCCAAATTATAACATTTTACTAATGATTTTGCGCTGGGTGCCCCGGTCGATTTTTATGGGTTTGCCGCACCCCCGCCGCTCCTTTGAGCCCTTTAGGCGGGGGGATTACCTTTCCCGTGGCTCGTAGCTTTTTATAGCAGGGGGTTGGGGATCTTAACCGGCGCAGCGCCAAGTGGGGCGGTTTGGAAGGCAGCCGAAGGGTTGCCCCGATTTAGCGGGATAAAGCGCAAGGGATTAAAAATTAAAAAAAGACGGGAGACCCCTTGGGGTCCCCCGCGGCGGTGCTTACCGACCTACTGGGAGATGGCGCTCACCGGGCAGGTGGCCACGCAGGCGCCGCACTCCACGCAGCTGTCGGGGTTGACCTCCGCCTTGCCGTCCACCATGGAGATGGCGGAGGTGGGGCACACGCCCACGCAAGCTTCGCAACCCACGCAGGTATCCTTGTCCACTACAGCCTTG
This window encodes:
- a CDS encoding 4Fe-4S binding protein — its product is MAKAVVDKDTCVGCEACVGVCPTSAISMVDGKAEVNPDSCVECGACVATCPVSAISQ